GACGCCGGTCTGGACAACGGCATCTGGACGGGTATCTGCGGTGAGATCGCCGGTGACATCCGCCTCACCCCGCTGCTCATCGGCCTGCGTGTCGAGGAACTGTCCGTTGGGCCGCTGCAGGTTTCACGCGTCGGCCAGGCCATCCGTTCGCTCAGCCACGCCGACTGCGCCGCCATGGCCGCGGAGGCCCTGAAGCTCTCCAACAGCCAGGCCATCATGGACCTGTCCCTGGGCCTCGCCCGGAAGCACTACGGAGATCTGCTGGATTGAGGTAAGGAGGGAGGACATTGCGGCAGAGCCGCTATGTCCGCTTCGCTCCCATTCCTGTCCTCCGGCTGCAATGGCGATAAAAGAAGGAGAGGTGTTCAGTTTTCAGGAAAGAGAAGAAGGCTGACCGCAAATCCTGCGAATAAACCGAATCTTGAAGAGGTCCGCAAATAGCCTTTGCGCCTTCTTCGCGACCTTAGCGTCTTCGCGTTGAATCTATGATGATTGCCAATGCCGCCGGTGGACAGGAGTGTCCACCCTCCTTACTCCTCACACCCCGCCGAGCAGATGCCTCGCCGCTTGCTCGACATCCTTGTCACCGCGGCCGGAGAGGTTCGCGATGATGATGGAGTCCTTCGGCAGGCTGCCGGCGATCTTCGAGACGTAGGCCATGGCGTGGGATGACTCCAGCGCGGGGATGATGCCCTCGCAGTGGGCCAGTTCCTTGAAGGCGGCCAGCGCCTCGTCATCCGTGGCGTAGGTGTATTCCACCCGTCCCATGTTCTGGAGGTAGGCGTGCTCCGGCCCCACGGCGGCGTAGTCCAGACCGGCTGAAATGGAGTGGGTGAGCTGGATTTGGCCGTCCTCATCCGCCAGCAGCCAGGTCTTCGTGCCTTGCAGCACGCCCAGCTTGCCGCCCTGGAAACGCGCGGCATGGCGTTCCGGGATGATGCCGTCACCCCCAGCCTCCACGCCCACCATGCGGACGTTTTCATCGCCCAGGAACGGATGGAACAGGCCGATGGCGTTTGAGCCGCCACCGACGCAGGCGACCAGCAGGTCAGGCAGGCGGCCTTCCTTTTTCAGGATTTGTTCCCGGGCCTCCACACCGATCACCCGGTGGAAATCCCGCACGATCATCGGGAAAGGATGCGATCCCAGCGCGGAGCCGAGGATGTAGTGGGTGTGGTCCACGGTGGCCACCCAGTCGCGCATCGCCTCGTTGACGGCTTCTTTCAAAGTCGCCTGGCCGGCGGTCACCGCCCGGACCTCCGCGCCCATCAGGCGCATGCGGGCCACGTTCAGAGCCTGGCGCTCCATGTCCACCGCCCCCATATAGACCACACACTCCATGCCGAAGCGCGCGCAGACGGTGGCGGTCGCCACGCCGTGCTGTCCCGCGCCGGTTTCCGCGATGATGCGCTTCTTGCCCAGGCGCTTCGCCAGCAGGATCTGGCCGATGGCGTTGTTGATCTTGTGCGCGCCGGTGTGGAGCAGATCCTCCCGTTTCAGGTAGATTTTCGCCCCGCCCAGCTTTTCCGTCCATCGCTCCGCGAAATACAACGGGGTGGGACGGCCCACGTAGTCCGTGAGCAGGGCGTTCAGCTCGTCGTGGAAGGCGGGATCATTCTTCGCGGCCTCATAGGCCACTGACAGATCCTGCAGCGGGGTCATCAGTGTTTCCGGGACGAACATGCCGCCGAACCGGCCGAAGTGGCCGGTGGCGTCTGGGGTGATGGTAGCGGCTGCCATGTCCCCGCAGCATCCCGTGGGAACGGGGGGGATTCAAGGGCGAATGCGGAGCGCTTTCCCGATGCGATGCCTCATGACCCGGGAAATCAAGCGAACCCTTTCATCCGGATATGCCGCCGCATTTTCACCCGCGGAAGCTTGCAGCGGCTGCGTGGAGCAGGCAGTCTGGCGATGTGTCAGATACGACGGAAAAGGCCCGCAGGTGGAATGGTTACGTGTGCCCGGATTGCCGGTTCGTGTTCCGTGTGCCGCGGGACCATGATGGTCGTGGGGTGATCTGCCCTAGCTGCCGCAGGATGCTGAGGGTGCCCGCCGCCGGTGAGGCGACCCCGCCGTTGGTCGAAAAGAAGATCGAGAAAATCGCACCCGTCAGCCTGCCGGAGTCCTTCCAGCGCGCGCGGGAGAGAAAAGCGGCGGAGGGCGGGGCGGTTCCAGCCCCCGCAGGGGAGGCCAGGCGCCGCCGGAAGCAATCCAGGGACGATGACCAACCGGACTGGGACAAAGTCCCGGCGGAGCGGTTGGTCCGTGTGGGCAAGCACAGGAAATCGGGCAAAGGACGGTGGTGGATCGCCGGTCTGCTGGCTTCCGTTGTGGTGGCGGCATTGATCGTGGTCGCGGTTCGGGAGGATCCGGAAGTGGAACCCATCGCCATCGCCATCGCCCCGGTCCGGGAGGCTCCCGTGGCGGCCCCGCGGCCCGCTCCCGAAGTGACCGACCTGCCGCAGGAGATGAACCGCAGCGAGTCGGAAATCATCGCGGAACTGGAACCCCTCACCCGGGGATTCCTGGAGGCGGACACCGTCGGAAAGCTGCTGCCTTTCGTGAGGGACGCCGGCAGGGTGGGGGAGAAAATACGCGCCTGGTATCCGGATGGGAAAGTGCCCGCGCCGGGCATGAGCGCCTTCAACACCAGTAATGCGCTCGCCTACCGGGGCCGGCTCATCTCGCTCTCCGTCCGCACGAATGACTTCGAGGAAAAGCAGATCGCATTCATCCGGGGGGAGGACGGACTGAAGATCGACTGGGAGAGCTACGTGGCGTGGTCGGAGATGCCCTGGCAGCGGTTCATCTCGGAAAAGCCGGAGCGGCCCGTGTTGTTCAGGGTCACGCTGAAGATGCTGGAATACTATAATTTCGGCTTCGGTGATGAGAGGAAATGGCAGTCCTATGAACTCCGCTCCCCGGACCGTGAGCATGTCCTCTATGGCTATGTGAGGCAGGATTCCCCGTTGA
This genomic stretch from Akkermansiaceae bacterium harbors:
- the trpB gene encoding tryptophan synthase subunit beta; this translates as MAAATITPDATGHFGRFGGMFVPETLMTPLQDLSVAYEAAKNDPAFHDELNALLTDYVGRPTPLYFAERWTEKLGGAKIYLKREDLLHTGAHKINNAIGQILLAKRLGKKRIIAETGAGQHGVATATVCARFGMECVVYMGAVDMERQALNVARMRLMGAEVRAVTAGQATLKEAVNEAMRDWVATVDHTHYILGSALGSHPFPMIVRDFHRVIGVEAREQILKKEGRLPDLLVACVGGGSNAIGLFHPFLGDENVRMVGVEAGGDGIIPERHAARFQGGKLGVLQGTKTWLLADEDGQIQLTHSISAGLDYAAVGPEHAYLQNMGRVEYTYATDDEALAAFKELAHCEGIIPALESSHAMAYVSKIAGSLPKDSIIIANLSGRGDKDVEQAARHLLGGV